In Poecilia reticulata strain Guanapo linkage group LG1, Guppy_female_1.0+MT, whole genome shotgun sequence, one genomic interval encodes:
- the LOC103470978 gene encoding CD276 antigen-like: MTWEREKPKSQIVTYNQSGSRYSESFRSRASLFEDQISRGNGDLLLRGVKVDDEGRYVCKVSTTGIYYRHSVDLTVEAPVSTIRIHQDENRITCSSEGIYPEPELMWPPWLSSNTTLQNRTTVHQTEEKLYDISSSLTVPDEDPGLFYACGIRTRRNWRRVLLNNPESETSMSCVLNENCLLPCRFKNGTTYMEWKNYNPQSQIVSYDHRGSRYSESFRSRASLFEDQISRGNGDLLLRGVKIDDEGRYVCIGKINGIKYRQSVELIVEAPESTVRIHQDENMITCSSEGIYPEPELTWSTEPPSNTTLQNRTTVHQTEEKLYDISSSLTVPDGPDLIYSCSIRTRRNQRRATLTEPGAEVTICCTSLNISNSSLVWRFNHRQIILTKTDRNIYSVSEDWRKHVRIVSASGSLTLQDLTSDQEGVYSCELSDDEETIITHLYLRRTGENLVVSELIRRTVVCVVIAAAAAGFLMFYKKKMEESEALQL, encoded by the exons ATGACATGGGAACGTGAAAAACCAAAATCTCAGATTGTAACGTATAACCAGAGTGGCTCCAGATACTCTGAGAGCTTCAGATCCAGAGCATCACTGTTTGAGGATCAGATCTCCAGAGGAAACGGCGATCTGCTGCTGCGAGGAGTGAAGGTTGATGATGAGGGAAGATATGTGTGTAAAGTTTCTACAACTGGCATCTATTATAGACACTCTGTTGACCTTACAGTAGAAG ctcCAGTCTCTACAATCAGAATCCATCAGGATGAAAACAGGAtcacctgcagctcagaggggaTCTACCCTGAGCCTGAACTCATGTGGCCCCCCTGGCTCTCATCCAACACGActctgcagaacagaaccacagTCCATCAGACTGAGGAGAAGCTTTATGACATCAGCAGCTCTCTGACGGTTCCAGATGAAGATCCAGGTCTGTTCTACGCCTGCggcatcagaaccaggaggaactGGAGGAGAGTGCTTCTAAATAATCCAG AGTCTGAAACCAGCATGTCCTGTGTTCTCAATGAAAACTGCCTTTTACCATGTCGGTTCAAGAACGGGACTACCTACATGGAATGGAAAAATTATAATCCACAGTCTCAGATTGTATCATATGACCATCGTGGCTCCAGATACTCTGAGAGCTTCAGATCCAGAGCATCACTGTTTGAGGATCAGATCTCCAGAGGAAATGGCGATCTGCTGCTGAGAGGAGTGAAGATTGATGACGAAGGAAGATATGTGTGTATTGGGAAGATAAATGGCATCAAGTATAGACAATCTGTTGAACTTATAGTAGAAG CTCCAGAATCTACAGTCAGAATCCATCAGGATGAAAACATGAtcacctgcagctcagaggggaTCTACCCTGAGCCTGAACTCACCTGGTCCACTGAGCCTCCATCCAACACGActctgcagaacagaaccacagTCCATCAAACTGAGGAGAAGCTTTATGACATCAGCAGCTCTCTGACGGTTCCAGACGGTCCAGATCTGATCTACAgctgcagcatcagaaccaggaggaaccagagGAGAGCAACTTTAACTGAACCAG GTGCTGAGGTTACAATCTGCTGCACTTCCTTAAACATTTCTAACTCCAGTTTGGTCTGGAGGTTCAACCACCGTCAGATCATCCTGACCAAGACTGACAGAAACATCTACAGCGTCTCAGAGGACTGGAGGAAACATGTGAGGATCGTTTCAGCGTCCGGCAGCCTCACGTTACAGGATCTGACCTCAGATCAGGAGGGAGTTTACAGCTGTGAGCTCAGTGATGACGAGGAGACGATTATAACTCACCTCTATCTGAGGAGGACTGGAG AGAATCTGGTGGTTTCTGAACTCATCAGGCGGACGGTGGTTTGTGTTGtgattgcagcagcagcagctggattcCTGATGTTCTACAagaagaaaatggaggaaagtgaagctctgcagctttaa